The following coding sequences lie in one Rhinolophus ferrumequinum isolate MPI-CBG mRhiFer1 chromosome 14, mRhiFer1_v1.p, whole genome shotgun sequence genomic window:
- the TRIB1 gene encoding LOW QUALITY PROTEIN: tribbles homolog 1 (The sequence of the model RefSeq protein was modified relative to this genomic sequence to represent the inferred CDS: inserted 2 bases in 1 codon): MRVGPVRSAMSGASQPRGPALLLATARGAPAKRLLDADDAAAVAAKCPRLSECSSPPDYLSPPGSPCSPQPPPAAPASGGGSGNAPGPSRIADYLLLPLAERENVSRALCIHTGRELRCKVFPLKHYQDKIRPYIQLPSHRNITGIVEVILGETKAYVFFEKDFGDMHSYVRSRKRLREEEASRLFKQIVSAVAHCHQSAIVLGDLKLRKFVFSTGERTQLRLESLEDTHXIKGEDDALSDKHGCPAYVSPEILNTTGTYSGKAADVWSLGVMLYTLLVGRYPFHDSDPSALFSKIRRGQFCIPDHISPKARCLIRSLLRREPSERLTAPEILLHPWFESVLEPGYIDSEMGTADQIVPEYQEDSDVSSFFC, from the exons ATGCGGGTCGGTCCCGTGCGCTCTGCGATGAGCGGCGCCTCGCAGCCCCGCGGCCCGGCCTTGTTGCTCGCAACCGCCCGGGGCGCCCCGGCCAAACGTCTACTGGACGCGGACGACGCGGCGGCCGTGGCGGCCAAGTGTCCTCGCCTCTCTGAGTGTTCGAGCCCCCCGGACTACCTCAGCCCCCCTGGCTCTCCCTGCAGTCCGCAGCCTCCGCCTGCCGCGCCGGCTTCTGGCGGCGGCTCCGGGAACGCGCCGGGGCCCAGCCGCATCGCCGACTACCTGCTGCTGCCCCTGGCCGAGCGCGAGAATGTGTCCCGGGCACTGTGCATCCACACGGGCCGCGAACTGCGCTGCAAG GTGTTTCCCCTTAAACACTACCAGGACAAAATCAGGCCTTACATCCAGCTGCCATCACACAGAAACATCACTGGCATTGTGGAGGTGATCCTTGGGGAAACCAAGGCCTACGTCTTTTTTGAGAAGGACTTTGGTGACATGCACTCCTATGTGCGAAGCCGGAAGAGGCTGCGGGAAGAGGAAGCTTCCCGGCTCTTCAAGCAGATTGTCTCTGCAGTTGCCCACTGTCACCAGTCGGCCATCGTGCTGGGGGACCTGAAGCTTAGGAAATTTGTCTTCTCCACAGGAGAG AG AACCCAGCTCAGACTGGAAAGTCTGGAAGATACACA AATTAAGGGGGAAGATGATGCTTTGTCAGACAAACACGGCTGCCCAGCCTACGTGAGCCCCGAGATTCTGAACACCACCGGGACCTACTCCGGAAAGGCGGCGGACGTTTGGAGCCTGGGGGTGATGCTGTACACCCTCTTGGTGGGACGATACCCCTTCCATGACTCAGACCCCAGCGCCCTTTTCTCCAAAATCCGCCGTGGACAGTTCTGCATTCCCGACCACATTTCCCCCAAAGCCCGGTGCCTCATTCGCAGCCTCCTGCGACGGGAGCCTTCCGAGAGACTCACCGCTCCTGAGATCCTACTCCACCCCTGGTTTGAGTCGGTCTTGGAACCTGGGTACATCGACTCAGAAATGGGAACTGCAGACCAGATTGTTCCAGAGTACCAGGAGGACAGCGACGTGAGTTCCTTCTTCTGCTAA